One genomic segment of Lysobacter sp. 5GHs7-4 includes these proteins:
- a CDS encoding efflux RND transporter permease subunit: MARFFIDRPIFAWVLAIIIMLGGAIAITQLPISQYPTIAPPTVSVNASYPGASAKAVENSVTQIIEQNMKGIDGLMYMSATSSSDGQSSVTLTFESGVDPDIAQVQVQNKLQLATPLLPQIVQQQGVSVSKANSSFLQVIGFVSEDGSMNGADIADYVAANLVDPLARVDGVGSTQLFGTKYAMRIWLDPDKLNTYRLTPSDVIAALRAQNAQVAVGQLGGTPSVKGQQLNATITAQDRLQTAEQFQNIVLRSNSSGAVLKLRDVARVELGQEDYGTIARFNGKPATGIAISLATGANALATAQAVEAELEQLKPSFPKGLKAVTPFDTTPFVRVAIEEVIKTLLEAVVLVFLVMYLFLQNFRATLIPTIAVPVVLLGTFGLLALFGYSVNMLTMFAVVLAIGLLVDDAIVVVENVERVMSEEGLSPVEATRKSMDQITGALVGIGLVLSAVFVPMAFLGGATGVIYRQFSVTIVSAMALSVLVAIVLTPALCATMLKQIEKGHHASDKGFFGWFNKKFDAGNDKYQGVVRGIVTRSGRFMMVFAAMAVLMGVMFFRLPSSFLPQEDQGFLFTIVQAPVGATQERTGEVLKKVEDQFLSDPAVDSLFTVQGFSFAGNGQNAGMAFSQLKPWEERESTWGDRWRWLTSFGKTPMPDNSVDGVVGRAMGSFMGIKDAFVFALAPPAVFELGNSNGFVFYLKDNAGLGHEALVAARNQFLGMAGQSELMQNVRPNGMEDTPQFRVDVDNQKAAALGLSIDDINSTLQAAWGGQYIDDFVDRGRVKRVYIQSDAPFRMVPSDFNRWYVRNDKGDMVPFSAFASTRWEYGSPRLERYNGVSALEINGEAKPGVSSGQAMAEVEKLVAQLPPGIGLEWTGLSFQERQAGAQTPLLYTLSLLIVFLCLAAMYESWAIPTSVLLIAPMGILGTVLATWARGMERDVYFQVAMLTTVGLSSKNAILIVEFAKENLKNGMDLIAATLAAVRDRLRPIIMTSLAFGLGVLPLALATGAGSGAQRAIGTGVLGGMVIGTFLGIFFVPLFFVVVEKLFVRKKHAPPAQASAGAQNHE; the protein is encoded by the coding sequence ATGGCACGGTTCTTTATCGATCGCCCGATCTTTGCCTGGGTCCTGGCGATCATCATCATGCTCGGTGGCGCGATCGCGATCACCCAGCTGCCGATCTCGCAATACCCAACCATCGCGCCGCCGACCGTATCGGTGAACGCGTCCTACCCCGGTGCCTCCGCGAAGGCCGTCGAGAACTCGGTGACGCAGATCATCGAGCAGAACATGAAGGGTATCGACGGCCTGATGTACATGTCGGCGACCAGTTCGTCCGACGGCCAGTCCAGCGTCACGCTGACCTTCGAAAGCGGCGTCGACCCGGACATCGCCCAGGTGCAGGTGCAGAACAAGCTGCAGCTGGCCACGCCGTTGCTGCCGCAGATCGTGCAGCAGCAGGGCGTGAGCGTGTCCAAGGCGAACTCGTCGTTCCTGCAGGTCATCGGCTTCGTGTCCGAGGACGGCAGCATGAACGGCGCCGACATCGCCGACTACGTGGCCGCCAACCTGGTCGATCCGCTGGCCCGCGTCGACGGCGTCGGCAGCACCCAGCTGTTCGGCACCAAGTACGCGATGCGCATCTGGCTGGACCCTGACAAGCTCAACACCTATCGCCTCACGCCCAGCGACGTGATCGCGGCGCTGCGCGCGCAGAACGCGCAGGTCGCGGTGGGCCAGCTCGGCGGCACGCCGTCGGTCAAGGGCCAGCAGCTCAACGCCACCATCACCGCGCAGGACCGCCTGCAGACGGCCGAGCAGTTCCAGAACATCGTGCTGCGGTCCAACAGCAGCGGCGCGGTGCTGAAGCTGCGCGACGTGGCGCGCGTGGAGCTGGGCCAGGAGGACTACGGCACCATCGCCCGCTTCAACGGCAAGCCGGCCACCGGCATCGCGATCTCGCTGGCCACCGGCGCCAACGCGCTGGCCACCGCGCAGGCGGTGGAGGCCGAGCTGGAACAGCTCAAGCCCTCGTTCCCGAAGGGCCTCAAGGCGGTCACGCCGTTCGACACCACGCCGTTCGTGCGGGTGGCGATCGAGGAGGTCATCAAGACTTTGCTTGAGGCGGTGGTGCTGGTGTTCCTGGTGATGTACCTGTTCCTGCAGAACTTCCGCGCCACCCTGATCCCGACGATCGCGGTGCCGGTGGTGTTGCTGGGCACGTTCGGTTTGCTGGCGCTGTTCGGCTACTCGGTCAACATGCTGACCATGTTCGCAGTGGTGCTGGCGATCGGTTTGTTGGTGGACGACGCCATCGTCGTGGTCGAGAACGTCGAGCGCGTGATGAGCGAGGAAGGCTTGTCGCCGGTGGAGGCCACGCGCAAGTCCATGGATCAGATCACCGGCGCGCTGGTCGGCATCGGCCTGGTGCTGTCGGCGGTGTTCGTGCCGATGGCGTTCCTGGGCGGCGCCACCGGCGTCATCTATCGCCAGTTCTCGGTCACCATCGTCTCGGCGATGGCGCTATCGGTGCTGGTCGCGATCGTGCTGACCCCGGCGCTGTGCGCGACCATGCTCAAGCAGATCGAGAAGGGCCACCACGCGTCCGACAAGGGCTTCTTCGGCTGGTTCAACAAGAAGTTCGACGCCGGCAACGACAAGTACCAGGGCGTGGTGCGCGGCATCGTCACGCGCTCGGGCCGCTTCATGATGGTGTTCGCGGCCATGGCCGTGCTGATGGGCGTGATGTTCTTCCGCCTGCCGTCCTCGTTCCTGCCGCAGGAGGACCAGGGTTTCCTGTTCACCATCGTGCAGGCGCCGGTCGGCGCGACTCAGGAGCGCACCGGCGAGGTGCTGAAGAAGGTCGAGGACCAGTTCCTGTCCGACCCGGCGGTGGACTCGCTGTTCACCGTGCAGGGCTTCAGCTTCGCCGGCAACGGCCAGAACGCGGGCATGGCGTTCTCGCAGCTCAAGCCGTGGGAAGAGCGCGAGAGCACCTGGGGCGATCGCTGGCGCTGGCTGACCAGCTTCGGCAAGACGCCGATGCCGGACAACAGCGTGGACGGCGTGGTCGGCCGCGCGATGGGCAGCTTCATGGGCATCAAGGACGCGTTCGTGTTCGCGCTGGCGCCGCCGGCGGTGTTCGAGTTGGGCAACTCCAACGGCTTCGTGTTCTATCTGAAGGACAACGCCGGGCTGGGCCACGAGGCGCTGGTCGCCGCGCGCAACCAGTTCCTGGGCATGGCCGGCCAGAGCGAGCTGATGCAGAACGTGCGCCCGAACGGCATGGAGGACACGCCGCAGTTCCGCGTCGACGTCGACAACCAGAAGGCCGCGGCGCTGGGCCTGAGCATCGACGACATCAACTCGACCCTGCAGGCGGCCTGGGGCGGCCAGTACATCGACGACTTCGTCGACCGCGGCCGCGTCAAGCGCGTCTATATCCAGTCCGACGCGCCGTTCCGCATGGTGCCCAGCGACTTCAACCGCTGGTACGTGCGCAACGACAAGGGCGACATGGTGCCGTTCTCGGCTTTCGCCAGCACGCGCTGGGAATACGGTTCGCCGCGCCTGGAGCGTTACAACGGCGTCTCGGCGCTGGAAATCAACGGCGAGGCCAAGCCGGGCGTGAGCTCGGGCCAGGCCATGGCGGAGGTGGAAAAGCTGGTGGCGCAGCTGCCGCCGGGCATCGGCCTGGAATGGACGGGTCTGTCGTTCCAGGAACGCCAGGCTGGCGCGCAGACGCCGCTGCTGTACACGCTGTCGCTGCTGATCGTGTTCCTGTGTCTGGCGGCGATGTACGAAAGCTGGGCCATCCCGACCTCGGTGCTGCTGATCGCGCCGATGGGCATCCTGGGCACGGTGCTGGCGACCTGGGCGCGCGGCATGGAGCGCGACGTCTACTTCCAGGTGGCGATGCTCACCACAGTGGGCTTGTCCAGCAAGAACGCGATCCTGATCGTCGAGTTCGCCAAGGAGAACCTGAAGAACGGCATGGACCTGATCGCGGCCACGCTGGCCGCGGTACGCGACCGCCTGCGTCCGATCATCATGACCTCGCTGGCCTTCGGCCTGGGCGTGTTGCCGCTGGCGCTGGCCACCGGCGCGGGTTCCGGCGCGCAGCGCGCGATCGGCACCGGCGTGCTGGGCGGCATGGTGATCGGTACCTTCCTGGGCATCTTCTTCGTACCGCTGTTCTTCGTGGTGGTGGAGAAACTGTTCGTCAGGAAAAAGCATGCGCCCCCGGCGCAGGCTTCGGCAGGAGCGCAGAACCATGAATAA
- a CDS encoding efflux transporter outer membrane subunit, translated as MNKLSIHTLALAIALATTGCLSLAPKLPVADAAIPGEWPLPPTTQAFTGAAPAGEGAATVSTVAVADIGWQEFFADPNLETLVGRALENNRDLRVAVLNVEKARAQYRIQRADRVPAVGVSAQLQRTGGDNQAVVDQYTAGVGITSFELDLFGRVRNLSQSALQRYFAEEQARRSAQLSLISEVANAYLTLAADRELLSVSEATLKNQQSAYELTQKRRELGAVSGLEVSQARTQVEQARADAARYAGQVAQDINALNLLVGEPVDPALLPQRLTGDVSGIAALPSGLPSEVLLRRPDVLQAEHLLRAANANIGAARAAFFPSISLTGLFGSASGELSGLFDANTRAWSVNPVVSIPIFQGGKLRAGLDSAKADQQIALAQYEKAIQAGFRDVADALALTTTLAEQRQAQEALVEAAARADELSTARYKAGRDSYLNQLDAQRTLYAAQQGLVTTRLNEQINRVTLYKVLGGGWNERSQ; from the coding sequence ATGAATAAGCTTTCGATCCACACCCTGGCGCTGGCGATCGCGCTGGCCACCACCGGCTGCCTCAGCCTGGCGCCCAAGCTGCCGGTGGCCGACGCGGCGATCCCGGGCGAATGGCCGCTGCCGCCGACCACCCAGGCCTTCACCGGCGCGGCGCCGGCCGGCGAGGGCGCCGCGACGGTTTCGACCGTCGCGGTGGCCGACATCGGTTGGCAGGAGTTCTTCGCCGATCCGAACCTGGAAACCCTGGTCGGCCGCGCGCTGGAGAACAACCGCGACCTGCGCGTGGCCGTGCTCAACGTCGAGAAGGCGCGTGCGCAGTACCGCATCCAGCGCGCCGACCGCGTCCCGGCGGTGGGCGTCAGCGCGCAGCTGCAGCGCACCGGCGGCGACAACCAGGCGGTGGTCGATCAGTACACCGCCGGCGTGGGCATCACCAGTTTCGAGCTGGACCTGTTCGGCCGCGTGCGCAACCTGAGCCAGTCGGCGTTGCAACGCTACTTCGCCGAGGAGCAGGCGCGCCGCAGCGCGCAGCTGAGCCTGATCTCCGAAGTCGCCAACGCCTACCTGACCCTGGCCGCGGACCGCGAGCTGCTGTCGGTGTCGGAAGCGACCTTGAAGAATCAGCAGTCGGCCTATGAGCTGACCCAGAAGCGGCGCGAGCTGGGCGCGGTGTCGGGCCTGGAAGTGAGCCAGGCGCGCACCCAAGTCGAGCAGGCGCGCGCGGACGCGGCACGCTATGCGGGGCAGGTGGCGCAGGACATCAACGCGCTGAACCTGCTGGTCGGCGAGCCGGTGGATCCGGCGCTGCTGCCGCAGCGTCTGACCGGCGACGTCAGCGGCATCGCCGCATTGCCGTCCGGCCTGCCGTCGGAGGTGCTGCTGCGCCGTCCCGACGTGCTGCAGGCCGAGCACCTGCTGCGCGCGGCCAACGCCAACATCGGCGCCGCGCGCGCGGCGTTCTTCCCGTCGATCAGCCTGACCGGTCTGTTCGGCAGCGCCAGCGGCGAGCTGTCGGGTCTGTTCGACGCCAACACGCGTGCGTGGTCGGTCAATCCGGTGGTGTCGATTCCGATCTTCCAGGGCGGCAAGCTGCGCGCGGGGCTGGATTCGGCCAAGGCCGACCAGCAGATCGCGCTGGCGCAGTACGAGAAGGCGATCCAGGCCGGTTTCCGCGACGTCGCCGATGCCCTGGCCTTGACCACGACCCTGGCCGAACAGCGCCAGGCGCAGGAGGCGCTGGTCGAGGCGGCCGCGCGCGCCGACGAGTTGTCCACCGCGCGCTACAAGGCCGGCCGCGACAGCTACCTCAACCAGCTCGACGCGCAGCGCACCTTGTACGCCGCGCAGCAGGGCCTGGTGACCACGCGTCTGAACGAACAGATCAATCGCGTGACGCTCTACAAAGTCCTTGGAGGTGGCTGGAACGAGCGCAGCCAATGA
- a CDS encoding TetR/AcrR family transcriptional regulator, translating into MSRQAKSTPKAEARALAQRERILVAAQKCFVVHGFHAASMANIADTAGMSAGLIYRYFKSKNDIILAIIGRQLEEARADVAQLHTSSDLVGGIAEVFQQWQANDPSLTNAALFLELTAQATRDAEIAAATQLSDKVLRADLAAWFVRGRPDGGLGLPQREAERRVLLLQSLIEGLAIRAISQPDLSVDEVKEALQLVLPALLSTEV; encoded by the coding sequence ATGAGCAGGCAGGCCAAGTCCACCCCCAAGGCCGAGGCGCGCGCGCTCGCCCAGCGCGAGCGCATCCTGGTCGCGGCGCAGAAGTGTTTCGTCGTGCACGGCTTCCACGCCGCCAGCATGGCCAACATCGCCGATACGGCCGGCATGAGCGCCGGCCTGATCTATCGCTACTTCAAGAGCAAGAACGACATCATCCTGGCCATCATCGGGCGCCAGCTCGAAGAGGCCAGGGCAGATGTGGCGCAACTGCATACCAGCAGCGATCTGGTCGGCGGTATCGCCGAGGTGTTCCAGCAGTGGCAGGCGAACGATCCCAGCCTCACCAATGCGGCGCTGTTCCTGGAGCTGACCGCGCAGGCCACGCGCGACGCCGAGATCGCCGCGGCCACGCAGTTGTCGGACAAGGTGCTGCGCGCGGATCTGGCGGCGTGGTTCGTGCGCGGCCGGCCGGACGGCGGGCTGGGCCTGCCGCAGCGCGAAGCGGAAAGACGGGTGCTGTTGTTGCAGTCGCTGATCGAAGGGCTGGCGATCCGCGCGATCTCGCAGCCGGATCTGAGCGTGGACGAGGTCAAGGAGGCATTGCAGCTGGTACTGCCGGCCTTGCTGTCTACCGAGGTCTGA
- a CDS encoding SAM-dependent methyltransferase, producing the protein MPHYSGPLLTQPIADALQAARAAGAQTWAGSLDLGRTNADAVLKADAWVWRDQRYPYPASLKDRTIYYWDGEDYAAVSRYAGSLIKLVPTQWGTPTFEIDGIKMLVSAQISPIDDAQRKVALVEPRGKTVLDTCGGLGYFAACCLQAGAARIQSFEKNESVLWLRTLNPWSPDPDAPASGGRLQLAHADVSVAIAGIADASVDALLHDPPRFGIAGELYSQRFYDHLARVLRRGGRLFHYTGSPNKLTSGRDVPREVAKRLEKAGFKTQLALDGVLATKR; encoded by the coding sequence GTGCCGCACTATTCAGGCCCCCTGCTCACCCAGCCCATCGCCGACGCGCTGCAGGCCGCGCGCGCCGCGGGCGCGCAGACATGGGCCGGCTCGCTCGATCTGGGACGCACGAACGCGGACGCCGTCCTGAAAGCCGACGCCTGGGTCTGGCGCGACCAGCGCTATCCCTACCCGGCGTCGCTCAAGGACCGCACCATCTACTACTGGGACGGCGAGGACTACGCCGCGGTCTCGCGCTATGCCGGCTCGCTGATCAAGCTGGTGCCGACGCAGTGGGGCACCCCCACCTTCGAGATCGACGGCATCAAGATGCTGGTCAGCGCCCAGATCTCGCCCATCGACGATGCGCAGCGCAAAGTCGCCCTGGTCGAGCCGCGCGGCAAAACCGTGCTGGACACCTGCGGCGGGCTGGGCTATTTCGCCGCCTGCTGCCTGCAGGCCGGCGCGGCGCGCATCCAGTCCTTCGAGAAGAACGAAAGCGTGCTGTGGTTGCGCACGCTCAATCCCTGGTCGCCCGATCCGGACGCGCCCGCCAGCGGCGGCCGCCTGCAGCTCGCGCATGCCGACGTGTCGGTGGCGATCGCCGGCATCGCCGACGCGTCGGTGGACGCGCTGCTGCACGACCCGCCGCGCTTCGGCATCGCCGGCGAGCTGTACTCGCAACGCTTCTACGACCACCTCGCACGCGTGCTACGCCGCGGCGGCCGCCTGTTCCACTACACCGGCAGCCCGAACAAGCTCACCAGCGGCCGCGACGTGCCGCGCGAGGTCGCCAAGCGGCTGGAGAAAGCCGGCTTCAAGACGCAGTTGGCGCTGGACGGCGTGTTGGCGACGAAGCGCTAG
- a CDS encoding helix-turn-helix domain-containing protein, with the protein MNKNAPAGKHARPSALEGCPLAAAFAAIGGKWKLTILYWLAHGELHFAGLTRRVAPISPKVLTQQLRELEADGLIERDPTGAAPAPVLYRLTPYGLTLLPIVEGVRVWGEGHLRRGDAPPAPNPGLACREAIGAIP; encoded by the coding sequence ATGAACAAGAACGCACCTGCAGGTAAGCATGCCCGGCCCAGCGCGCTGGAGGGCTGCCCGCTGGCGGCGGCGTTCGCGGCGATCGGCGGCAAATGGAAGCTGACGATCCTGTACTGGCTCGCGCACGGCGAGCTGCACTTCGCCGGTCTCACGCGCCGGGTCGCGCCGATCTCGCCCAAGGTGCTGACCCAGCAACTGCGCGAACTGGAGGCCGACGGCCTGATCGAGCGCGACCCCACCGGCGCCGCGCCGGCGCCGGTGCTGTACCGGCTCACGCCTTACGGCCTGACCTTGCTGCCTATCGTGGAGGGCGTGCGCGTCTGGGGCGAAGGCCACCTGCGGCGCGGCGATGCGCCGCCGGCCCCGAATCCGGGGCTGGCGTGCCGCGAGGCGATCGGCGCGATCCCTTGA
- a CDS encoding DUF4287 domain-containing protein, producing the protein MSFQAYLDNIQTKTGKSPADFRALAAKKGLAGPKGLAAGVKPGDVIAWLKQDFDLGHGHSMAIVALLKGMKKEGDK; encoded by the coding sequence ATGTCCTTCCAGGCCTATCTCGACAACATCCAGACCAAGACCGGCAAGAGCCCTGCCGACTTCCGCGCCCTGGCGGCGAAGAAGGGTCTGGCCGGCCCCAAGGGACTGGCCGCGGGCGTGAAGCCGGGCGACGTGATCGCCTGGCTGAAGCAGGACTTCGACCTGGGCCACGGCCATTCGATGGCCATCGTGGCCCTGCTCAAGGGCATGAAGAAGGAAGGCGACAAGTAA
- a CDS encoding M14 family metallocarboxypeptidase translates to MTATAFYPIGTPGQAWGAAEVAQWRSRQVRHRSYETDVLSKIDALRERFDVVEYGRLDYAPDSYPLFAIKSRDWQDGLPTALVTGGVHGYETSGVHGALEFADRHAADYAGRINLLIAPCISPWAYERIHRWNPQAIDPNRSFRADSPAAESAALMRLVEPVSAGVVVHIDLHETTDSDESEFRPALAARDGKPYEPGEIPDGFYLVDDTAAPQPAFQEAVIKAVEQVTHIAPADAKGEIIGSTVVAPGVIRYALRPLGLCAGVTDARYRTTTEVYPDSPRATPEQCNTAQATAVRAAIDFALAHP, encoded by the coding sequence ATGACCGCCACAGCCTTCTACCCCATCGGCACCCCCGGGCAAGCATGGGGGGCGGCGGAAGTCGCCCAGTGGCGTTCGCGGCAGGTCCGCCATCGCAGTTACGAAACCGATGTGCTGAGCAAGATCGACGCCCTGCGTGAGCGCTTCGACGTGGTCGAGTACGGCCGCCTGGACTACGCGCCGGACAGCTACCCGCTGTTCGCGATCAAGAGCCGCGACTGGCAGGACGGCCTGCCCACGGCGCTGGTGACCGGCGGCGTGCACGGCTACGAGACCAGCGGCGTCCACGGCGCACTCGAATTCGCCGACCGCCATGCCGCCGACTACGCCGGTCGCATCAATCTGCTGATCGCGCCCTGCATCAGCCCCTGGGCCTACGAGCGCATCCACCGCTGGAATCCGCAGGCGATCGATCCCAACCGTTCCTTCCGCGCCGACAGCCCGGCCGCGGAGTCGGCTGCGCTGATGCGCCTGGTCGAGCCGGTCAGCGCCGGCGTGGTGGTGCATATCGACCTGCACGAAACCACCGACAGCGACGAATCCGAGTTCCGCCCGGCCTTGGCGGCGCGCGACGGCAAGCCCTACGAGCCCGGCGAGATTCCCGACGGCTTCTATCTGGTCGACGACACCGCGGCGCCGCAGCCGGCGTTCCAGGAAGCGGTGATCAAGGCGGTGGAGCAGGTCACCCACATCGCGCCGGCCGACGCCAAGGGCGAGATCATCGGTTCGACGGTGGTCGCGCCGGGCGTCATCCGCTACGCGCTGCGCCCGCTGGGTCTGTGCGCGGGCGTGACCGACGCGCGCTACCGCACCACCACCGAGGTCTATCCCGACAGCCCGCGGGCCACGCCGGAGCAGTGCAACACGGCGCAGGCGACGGCGGTGCGGGCGGCCATCGACTTCGCGCTGGCGCATCCCTGA
- a CDS encoding class I SAM-dependent methyltransferase: MSAAQTGKTQTHQWNGASGCAWVEAQELLDGMYRPLQDLLLQAVPEGGVERVLDVGCGTGSVVLAAAQRLGREGECTGIDISEPMIALARERALAVGSSAHFVVADAQTHAFAAAQFDLILSRFGLMFFNDPVQAFSNLLHATRPGGALCAVVWRGAADNPFMTAAERAAAPLLPELPVRPSQGPGQFAFADPAQVRTILGAGGWSDIDIRPVEVECRFPASELSYYLSRLGPVGLALQAVDEATRARVLDSVRGAFDPYLQGAYVRFVAACWQVRARRASR; the protein is encoded by the coding sequence ATGAGCGCGGCGCAGACCGGCAAGACCCAGACCCATCAGTGGAACGGCGCTTCGGGCTGCGCCTGGGTGGAGGCGCAGGAACTGCTGGACGGCATGTACCGGCCGCTGCAGGACTTGCTGCTGCAAGCCGTCCCGGAAGGCGGCGTCGAGCGCGTGCTGGATGTGGGCTGCGGCACCGGTTCCGTCGTCCTGGCGGCCGCGCAACGGCTGGGCCGTGAGGGCGAGTGCACCGGCATCGACATTTCCGAACCGATGATCGCACTGGCCCGCGAGCGCGCCCTCGCCGTCGGCTCATCGGCGCACTTCGTCGTCGCCGACGCGCAGACCCATGCCTTCGCTGCCGCGCAGTTCGACCTGATCCTGTCGCGCTTCGGCCTGATGTTCTTCAACGACCCGGTACAGGCCTTTTCCAATCTGCTGCATGCGACCCGGCCCGGCGGCGCGCTGTGCGCGGTGGTCTGGCGCGGCGCCGCGGACAATCCGTTCATGACCGCCGCCGAGCGCGCGGCCGCGCCCTTGTTGCCGGAGCTGCCCGTCCGCCCCAGCCAGGGGCCGGGGCAGTTCGCGTTCGCCGATCCCGCGCAGGTACGCACGATTCTGGGCGCCGGCGGTTGGAGCGACATCGATATCCGCCCGGTCGAGGTCGAATGCAGGTTTCCCGCATCGGAGCTGAGCTACTACCTGAGCCGCCTGGGCCCGGTCGGCCTCGCGCTGCAGGCCGTGGACGAGGCCACGCGCGCACGGGTGCTGGACAGCGTGCGCGGCGCGTTCGATCCCTACCTGCAGGGCGCGTACGTACGCTTCGTCGCGGCCTGTTGGCAGGTCCGCGCGCGTCGCGCCAGCCGATAG
- a CDS encoding helix-turn-helix domain-containing protein produces MDELDIAEVAQRAGLPTSTLRYYEEKGLIAPIGRRGLRRQYGAGVLERLALIALGRAAGFPLDEIAQMFAPDGQPRIERQKLLARADEIDAAIRRLSGLRDGLRHAAACRAASHMECPSFRRILRAAASGAISTRPERNARRARQ; encoded by the coding sequence ATGGACGAGCTGGACATCGCGGAGGTCGCGCAACGCGCCGGCCTGCCGACTTCCACCCTACGGTATTACGAGGAAAAGGGCCTGATCGCCCCGATCGGGCGGCGCGGACTGCGGCGCCAGTACGGGGCGGGCGTGCTCGAACGCTTGGCGCTGATCGCGCTCGGTCGCGCCGCCGGTTTTCCGCTGGACGAGATCGCGCAGATGTTCGCGCCGGACGGGCAGCCGCGTATCGAACGACAAAAATTGCTGGCCAGGGCCGACGAGATCGACGCGGCCATCCGCCGCCTCAGCGGCTTGCGCGACGGCCTGCGGCACGCGGCCGCGTGCCGGGCGGCCAGCCATATGGAGTGCCCTAGCTTCCGACGCATTCTGCGGGCGGCGGCGTCGGGCGCCATCTCGACTAGGCCCGAGCGGAATGCCCGCCGCGCGCGCCAATAG
- a CDS encoding alpha/beta hydrolase, protein MKTLSLLLVLLLLLIPTARAAECKDTSKYADARAVIQDLGRILSPNGVQEAYAIEAGGVQQWVNVRGQDKDNPMMLVVHGGPASPLIPAMWQFQRPIEEYFTVANWDQRGAGKTYTQQDPNGYADTLHIPRYVDDAIEVAEYLRKRYGKRKLVLMGHSWGTIVAMQAALKRPDLFYAYIGIGQVINVRENERISFDHGMRQAKAEGNQAAIAEMEAIAPYPGDQPITRERIIAARKWAQHYGGLSAYRDTSLYYYRAPLLSPEYDDCDRAAVDQGNVFSLGRLLPEFLATDMSGVREFPIPVLMFMGRHDYTTPSEPTAAWLAQVRAPYKRGVWFEHSSHMVQWEEPGKLLVSLVDYVRPLTEENAGGRR, encoded by the coding sequence ATGAAGACACTGTCGCTGCTGCTCGTGCTGTTGCTGCTCCTGATTCCCACCGCCAGAGCGGCCGAATGCAAGGACACGTCCAAGTACGCCGATGCGCGTGCCGTGATCCAGGACCTGGGGCGCATCCTCAGCCCCAACGGCGTGCAGGAGGCCTACGCGATCGAGGCCGGCGGCGTCCAGCAGTGGGTCAACGTGCGCGGCCAGGACAAGGACAACCCGATGATGCTGGTGGTGCACGGCGGGCCGGCGTCGCCGCTGATCCCGGCGATGTGGCAGTTCCAGCGGCCTATCGAGGAATACTTCACCGTCGCCAACTGGGACCAGCGCGGCGCGGGCAAGACCTACACCCAGCAGGATCCGAACGGCTACGCCGACACCCTGCATATCCCGCGCTACGTCGACGACGCCATCGAAGTGGCCGAGTACCTGCGCAAGCGTTACGGCAAGCGCAAGCTGGTGCTGATGGGCCACAGTTGGGGCACCATCGTCGCGATGCAGGCGGCGCTGAAGCGTCCTGACTTGTTCTATGCCTACATCGGCATCGGCCAGGTCATCAACGTGCGCGAGAACGAGCGCATCAGCTTCGATCACGGCATGCGCCAGGCCAAGGCCGAAGGCAATCAGGCGGCGATCGCGGAGATGGAGGCGATCGCGCCCTACCCCGGGGACCAGCCCATCACCCGCGAACGTATCATCGCCGCACGCAAGTGGGCGCAGCACTACGGCGGCCTCAGCGCTTACCGCGACACCTCGCTCTACTACTACCGCGCACCGTTGCTGTCGCCCGAGTACGACGACTGCGACCGCGCCGCCGTGGATCAGGGCAATGTGTTCTCGCTGGGCCGGCTGCTACCGGAGTTCCTGGCGACCGACATGAGCGGTGTGCGCGAGTTCCCGATTCCGGTGCTGATGTTCATGGGGCGCCACGACTACACCACGCCGTCGGAACCGACCGCGGCCTGGCTGGCGCAGGTCCGGGCGCCCTACAAGCGCGGGGTCTGGTTCGAGCATTCCTCGCACATGGTGCAGTGGGAAGAGCCCGGCAAGCTGCTCGTCAGCTTGGTCGATTACGTGCGGCCGCTGACCGAGGAAAACGCAGGCGGTCGGCGCTGA